One Gossypium hirsutum isolate 1008001.06 chromosome A11, Gossypium_hirsutum_v2.1, whole genome shotgun sequence genomic window carries:
- the LOC107924645 gene encoding high mobility group B protein 6: MADTAVVVDVPRKSRNNGRKALKQKNSSSSSSTTTTTNEANILAQKLSQQLSPTQAPSPMKSDPSKENHDGLSQSLKGKAAGKGKQSKKSFEKDLQEMQDMLQKLRIEKEKTEELLKEKDEMLKMKDEEIENKGKEQEKLQLELKKLQKMKEFKPNMNFAISMNKGGGFEKKRPSPPYILWCKDQWKEIKKENPEADFKEVSNILGAKWKTITAEEKKPYEEVYRAKKEVYLQAIAKEKRETEAMKLFEDEHKQKTAMELLEQYLQFKEEAEKETKKKTKKERDPLKPKQPMSAFFLFSNERRAALLADTGSKNVLEAAKIAGEEWKNMTEEQKKPYEEIAKKNKEKYMEEMEVYKQKKEVEALNVKKQEEEMMKLQKQEALQLLKKKEKTDHIIKKTKEKRQQKKQQNSDPNKPKKPASSFLLFSKEARKTLVQERQGINNSTLNALISVKWKELSGEERDVWNAKASEAMEVYKKQMEQYNKSAEEKEQQH; encoded by the exons ATGGCGGATACAGCTGTTGTTGTTGATGTGCCAAGGAAATCAAGAAACAATGGAAGAAAAGCCTTGAAACAGAAgaactcatcatcatcatcatcaacaacaacaacaacaaatgaAGCCAATATTTTGGCACAAAAGCTCTCACAGCAGCTTTCCCCAACGCAGGCTCCTTCTCCGATGAAATCCGATCCGTCGAAAGAGAACCACGACGGACTCTCTCAATCTCTCAAAGGAAAAGCCGCGGGCAAAGggaaacagagcaagaaatcttTCGAGAAAGACTTGCAAGAAATGCAAGATATGCTTCAAAAGCTAAGGATAGAGAAAGAAAAGACCGAAGAGTTATTGAAAGAGAAAGATGAAATGTTGAAGATGAAGGATGAAGAGATTGAAAATAAAGGTAAAGAGCAAGAGAAATTGCAATTGGAGCTGAAGAAATTGCAGAAAATGAAGGAATTCAAGCCTAATATG AATTTCGCAATTTCGATGAACAAAGGAGgaggatttgaaaagaaaaggccATCTCCACCTTACATTTTGTGGTGCAAAGATCAATGGAAAGAGATAAAGAAAGAGAATCCCGAGGCTGATTTCAAAGAAGTTTCGAATATTTTGGGTGCGAAATGGAAGACGATCACGGCCGAAGAAAAGAAGCCTTACGAAGAGGTATATCGAGCCAAAAAGGAAGTGTATTTACAGGCCATTGCGAAAGAGAAACGCGAGACGGAAGCCATGAAACTCTTTGAAGATGAACATAAACAAAAGACAGCAATGGAGTTATTGGAACAATACTTGCAGTTCAAGGAAGAAGCTGAGAAAGAAACCAAGaaaaaaaccaagaaagaaaGGGATCCCTTAAAGCCTAAGCAACCCATGTCGGCTTTCTTTTTGTTCTCCAACGAGAGAAGGGCGGCTTTACTCGCCGATACCGGAAGCAAGAACGTTTTGGAAGCGGCGAAAATCGCGGGCGAAGAATGGAAGAACATGACTGAAGAACAAAAAAAGCCTTATGAAGag ATAGCAAAGAAGAACAAGGAAAAATACATGGAAGAAATGGAGGTTTACAAGCAGAAAAAGGAAGTAGAAGCATTGAATGTTAAAAAACAAGAAGAAGAGATGATGAAACTACAGAAACAAGAAGCACTTCAATTGcttaaaaagaaagagaaaactgatcatatcattaaaaaaaccaaagagaaaCGTCAACAAAAGAAGCAGCAGAATTCAGATCCTAATAAACCTAAAAAGCCTGCATCTTCTTTCCTTTTGTTCAGCAAAGAAGCAAGGAAAACTCTGGTACAAGAACGACAAGGAATCAACAACTCTACACTTAATGCCCTGATTTCAGTGAAATGGAAG GAGCTTAGTGGAGAAGAAAGGGATGTTTGGAATGCGAAAGCAAGTGAAGCCATGGAAGTATACAAGAAACAAATGGAACAATACAACAAATCTGCAGAGGAGAAGGAGCAGCAGCACTAG
- the LOC107923034 gene encoding uncharacterized protein isoform X1, which produces MTSSPPSKRRRKGQTVDTESPSKSTLTQDNSSPLIVFAHGAGAPSSSDWMIRWKEMLKKALNAVEVVTFDYPYMSEGKRRSPPKAEKLVDFHTNVVKNAVAKYPGHSLILAGKSMGSRISCMVAGREDISPLLIVCLGYPLKGMNGAVRDETLLQLKVPVMFVQGTKDGLCPLEKLEAVRKKMKTMSGLHEIESGDHSFKISKKHLQTKGSTQEEAEDAAIQAIASFFTRSLR; this is translated from the exons ATGACTTCTTCACCGCCTTCAAAGCGAAGGCGAAAAGGGCAAACCGTTGACACAGAATCACCGTCAAAATCTACGTTGACCCAAGACAATTCATCCCCTTTGATAGTCTTCGCTCATGGCGCTGGTGCTCCTTCCTCTTCTGATTGGATGATCAG ATGGAAAGAAATGCTAAAGAAGGCTTTGAATGCTGTTGAAGTAGTGACATTTGATTACCCTT ATATGTCTGAGGGAAAAAGAAGATCTCCACCCAAGGCAGAAAAATTGGTAGATTTTCACACAAATGTTGTTAAAAATGCAGTTGCTAAATATCCTGGGCATTCTTTGATTTTGGCTGGCAAATCAATGGGTTCAAG AATCAGCTGCATGGTGGCTGGAAGGGAAGACATTTCTCCATTGTTAATTGTTTGCCTAGGATACCCGCTTAAG GGTATGAATGGAGCAGTGAGAGATGAAACTCTACTTCAACTTAAAGTTCCTGTGATGTTTGTGCAG GGTACCAAAGATGGTCTCTGCCCCTTGGAAAAACTAGAAGCTGTTAGGAAGAAAATGAAGACAATGAGTGGGTTGCACGAGATCGAGAGTGGTGATCACTCGTTCAAGATTTCAAAAAAGCACCTCCAAACCAAGGGATCAACCCAAGAGGAAGCTGAAGATGCAGCTATTCAGGCCATTGCATCATTTTTCACCAGGTCTCTGAGATGA
- the LOC107923034 gene encoding uncharacterized protein isoform X2 has product MTSSPPSKRRRKGQTVDTESPSKSTLTQDNSSPLIVFAHGAGAPSSSDWMIRWKEMLKKALNAVEVVTFDYPYMSEGKRRSPPKAEKLVDFHTNVVKNAVAKYPGHSLILAGKSMGSSCMVAGREDISPLLIVCLGYPLKGMNGAVRDETLLQLKVPVMFVQGTKDGLCPLEKLEAVRKKMKTMSGLHEIESGDHSFKISKKHLQTKGSTQEEAEDAAIQAIASFFTRSLR; this is encoded by the exons ATGACTTCTTCACCGCCTTCAAAGCGAAGGCGAAAAGGGCAAACCGTTGACACAGAATCACCGTCAAAATCTACGTTGACCCAAGACAATTCATCCCCTTTGATAGTCTTCGCTCATGGCGCTGGTGCTCCTTCCTCTTCTGATTGGATGATCAG ATGGAAAGAAATGCTAAAGAAGGCTTTGAATGCTGTTGAAGTAGTGACATTTGATTACCCTT ATATGTCTGAGGGAAAAAGAAGATCTCCACCCAAGGCAGAAAAATTGGTAGATTTTCACACAAATGTTGTTAAAAATGCAGTTGCTAAATATCCTGGGCATTCTTTGATTTTGGCTGGCAAATCAATGGGTTCAAG CTGCATGGTGGCTGGAAGGGAAGACATTTCTCCATTGTTAATTGTTTGCCTAGGATACCCGCTTAAG GGTATGAATGGAGCAGTGAGAGATGAAACTCTACTTCAACTTAAAGTTCCTGTGATGTTTGTGCAG GGTACCAAAGATGGTCTCTGCCCCTTGGAAAAACTAGAAGCTGTTAGGAAGAAAATGAAGACAATGAGTGGGTTGCACGAGATCGAGAGTGGTGATCACTCGTTCAAGATTTCAAAAAAGCACCTCCAAACCAAGGGATCAACCCAAGAGGAAGCTGAAGATGCAGCTATTCAGGCCATTGCATCATTTTTCACCAGGTCTCTGAGATGA
- the LOC121209595 gene encoding subtilisin-like protease SBT2.5 isoform X1, translating to MGSTRTELYFVFMNYDPEYHRLRADQTKKGAYELDLYLSKKHDELLASTLQAGTYKKTLSLVIVDGFAVEITETQANVLRSANGVRVVEKNQELP from the exons ATGGGGAGCACAAGAACTGAGCTATACTTTGTTTTCATGAACTATGATCCTGAATACCACCGTCTTCGAGCTGATCA AACTAAAAAAGGGGCGTATGAGCTTGATTTGTATCTGAGTAAGAAGCACGACGAGCTTTTGGCAAGTACCCTTCAAGCTGGTACTTATAAGAAGACCTTATCTTTGGTCATTGTTGATGGTTTTGCAGTTGAAATCACAGAAACTCAg GCCAATGTGCTTAGATCTGCAAACGGGGTTAGAGTTGTGGAGAAGAATCAAGAGCTTCCTTAG
- the LOC121209595 gene encoding uncharacterized protein isoform X2, translating to MGSTRTELYFVFMNYDPEYHRLRADQTKKGAYELDLYLSKKHDELLASTLQAGTYKKTLSLVIVDGFAVEITETQICKRG from the exons ATGGGGAGCACAAGAACTGAGCTATACTTTGTTTTCATGAACTATGATCCTGAATACCACCGTCTTCGAGCTGATCA AACTAAAAAAGGGGCGTATGAGCTTGATTTGTATCTGAGTAAGAAGCACGACGAGCTTTTGGCAAGTACCCTTCAAGCTGGTACTTATAAGAAGACCTTATCTTTGGTCATTGTTGATGGTTTTGCAGTTGAAATCACAGAAACTCAg ATCTGCAAACGGGGTTAG
- the LOC107923477 gene encoding protein PXR1, whose product MATEQCVRPVEKTLHEGKHEHHPSSGQTQVHKESKGVNQSHGHNQLSHDTPKTHAESKTVSHGVHAQQHVAQSTAMPTTCHGKKEKKMKDKKEKDKDRKEKKEKKEKKTESKKKPEKEKSKHKKSKDDSSSDSD is encoded by the coding sequence ATGGCTACTGAACAATGTGTGCGCCCTGTTGAAAAAACCCTACACGAAGGGAAACATGAACACCATCCGAGCAGTGGCCAAACTCAGGTTCATAAGGAGAGTAAGGGTGTGAATCAATCACATGGGCACAACCAACTGAGTCATGACACACCCAAAACACATGCCGAGTCCAAGACCGTGAGCCATGGTGTCCATGCTCAGCAACATGTGGCTCAAAGCACGGCCATGCCTACAACTTGCCAtggaaagaaggaaaagaagaTGAAAGACAAGAAGGAGAAAGACAAGGacaggaaggaaaagaaagaaaagaaggaaaagaagacCGAGAGCAAGAAGAAGCCTGAGAAGGAGAAGAGTAAGCACAAGAAGAGCAAAGACGACAGCAGCAGTGACAGCGACTAA